The proteins below are encoded in one region of Vulpes lagopus strain Blue_001 chromosome 10, ASM1834538v1, whole genome shotgun sequence:
- the LOC121500864 gene encoding prostate and testis expressed protein 1-like: MTEIIQCRMCHLQFPGEKCSRGRGFCIATENEVCMTGRIFKKDGTPWLTFMGCLEKCANVDKIKWSIYLVKFRCCRGYDLCNESL, encoded by the exons ATGACAGAAATCATTCAGTGTAGGATGTGCCACCTCCAGTTTCCAGGAGAGAAGTGTTCCAGAGGGAGAGGATTTTGCATCGCGACAGAAAATGAGGTTTGCATGACCGGGAGGATTTTCAAGA AAGATGGGACTCCGTGGTTAACATTCATGGGCTGCCTGGAAAAGTGCGCGAATGTggacaaaataaaatggagtatCTACTTGGTGAAGTTCAGATGCTGCAGAGGCTATGACTTATGCAATGAATCCTTATAA